In Thermobaculum terrenum ATCC BAA-798, the DNA window AGCAGCCATGTTCACTAGCTCTAACTTCTCTCCCTCGGTAGGTACTTCGAGGATGATCTCTCTCTTGTGGTACTCTTGTAGTGCTGATTGTATAAGCTCTATCTCGTCTGGTGGGTATTGCAACACTATACGACCAGGTATGTTATACGTACCTATATAAAACTGCTCCAGAGCTATTTGTATTATCTGGCCTGGTGATTGGTCTTCTATAAGCTCAACAACTGAGTGGTCATGTCCCACCAACCTGCCATCACGGATAAATAGTCTTTCTATGCCAGCCTCACCCCCATCGAGCGCTATGCTTATTATGTCCATATCTTCGTTGGTTGGTAGGACTACCTTCTGTCTCTGCCTTATATCCTCTATGGCCTTGATCTGGTTACGATATAGCGCTGCCTTCTCAAATTCCAAGTTTTCGGCAGCTTCTTCCATCTTCCTTCTGAGCTTCTCTGTAAGTTCGTCGTGCTTGCCTTCAAGGAACAAGATTACCTGTTCCGTGGCTGCCCTGTACTCTTGAGGATCGGCTCTACCCGCACAGGCTCCCAAGCATCTGTGCAGGTAGTATGGTAGACAAGGACGTGACTGCTTACCATCGATGGGTTCGTTCTCTTTATGGCAAAGCATGAAGTGTTGGTGAATCAGCTTAATGGCTTCGGCAGCCGATCCCAAAGCAGTGTATGGACCATAGTACTTGCTGCCATCATTGATGATCTGCCTGCATTTGAGCACCCTTGGAAATTCTTCCTGGACAGTGACCTTGATATATGGTAAACGCTTGTCGTCCTTAAACATGGAGTTGTACTTGGGCATGTGGTGCTTGATCAAGGTCACTTCTAGGGTGAGAGCTTCGTGTTCAGAGTCGGTTACTATGTAATCTATATCATGTATCTGTGGGACCATCTCCCTGATCTTCTCTGGGAGATGCTTAGAGCTAAAGTAACTCCGCACCCGGTTACGAAGCACTTTGGCCTTGCCGACGTATATCACTTTGCCATGCTTATCTTTCATGAGATATACG includes these proteins:
- the uvrC gene encoding excinuclease ABC subunit UvrC, yielding MSNNLGKEEIITRLQAIPEKPGVYLMKDKHGKVIYVGKAKVLRNRVRSYFSSKHLPEKIREMVPQIHDIDYIVTDSEHEALTLEVTLIKHHMPKYNSMFKDDKRLPYIKVTVQEEFPRVLKCRQIINDGSKYYGPYTALGSAAEAIKLIHQHFMLCHKENEPIDGKQSRPCLPYYLHRCLGACAGRADPQEYRAATEQVILFLEGKHDELTEKLRRKMEEAAENLEFEKAALYRNQIKAIEDIRQRQKVVLPTNEDMDIISIALDGGEAGIERLFIRDGRLVGHDHSVVELIEDQSPGQIIQIALEQFYIGTYNIPGRIVLQYPPDEIELIQSALQEYHKREIILEVPTEGEKLELVNMAAQNAKEGLERKRFKWLSEEQKRTGAMLELQKELQLPIKPSRIECYDISNVQGADAVGSMVVFEDGAPARNQYRRFRIKGVEGPNDFEMMREVLTRRFKRATSNEYRETSWGKLPDLIIIDGGKGQLGVAVEVLQSFGLGNIPVFGLAKQQEELFKPGRSDSIMLPRDSEALYLLQRIRDEAHRFALGYHRSLHTKKSVGSILDQVPGIGPKRKKALIQAFGSVSKIREASIDEIMAAVKGIDRATVIRLKEAL